A genomic window from Silene latifolia isolate original U9 population chromosome Y, ASM4854445v1, whole genome shotgun sequence includes:
- the LOC141630333 gene encoding secreted RxLR effector protein 161-like, with the protein MNEFPYASLVGSLLYAQVCTRPDISFAVDMLGRYQSNPGMGHWSAAKKVLRYLKGTWNKMLTYRHTDQLEVIGYANSDFGEYVDSRKSTFGYVFVLAGGAISWKSAKQTIIASSTMEAEFVTCYEATIQVLWLRNFLSGLSVMNSVARPLKIYCDNAATIFFSKNDRYSKGIKHMEMKYLSVKEEVRKNTMSIEHIMTSANIADPLTKGLPPKTFLKHATDMDLEDNH; encoded by the coding sequence ATGAATGAATTTCCTTATGCATCTCTGGTTGGAAGCTTACTGTATGCTCAGGTCTGTACGAGACCTGACATAAGTTTTGCAGTAGATATGTTGGGTCGATATCAGTCCAACCCTGGAATGGGTCATTGGAGCGCGGCTAAGAAAGTTTTAAGGTACTTAAAGGGAACATGGAACAAAATGCTCACTTACAGACATACTGATCAGCTTGAGGTTATTGGATACGCTAACTCAGATTTTGGAGAATATGTGGACTCAAGGAAAAGCACTTTTGGTTACGTGTTTGTTTTGGCTGGGGGAGCAATCTCCTGGAAGAGTGCTAAACAAACAATTATCGCCTCATCCACTATGGAAGCTGAATTTGTAACGTGCTATGAGGCTACTATTCAAGTTTTATGGTTGCGGAACTTTCTTTCAGGGCTTAGCGTTATGAATTCTGTTGCAAGGCCGCTGAAAATTTACTGTGATAATGCCGCAACTATCTTCTTTTCAAAGAATGATAGGTACTCTAAAGGAATAAAGCACATGGAAATGAAGTACCTATCAGTTAAGGAGGAAGTTCGGAAAAATACTATGTCAATTGAGCACATTATGACTAGTGctaacatagcagatcctttgACTAAGGGATTACCTCCAAAGACATTTTTAAAGCATGCTACTGATATGGATCTGGAGGATAATCATTAA